TTCTTCTTGGCTTCCTTACGGCGCACTTGCTCATCAGCATAGCGCACCCCTTTGCCCTTGTAGGGCTCGGGCGGGCGGAAGCCCCGAACATTGGCGGCCACCTGGCCTACCAGCTGCTTGTCAATACCCTTGATGACGATTTCCGTCTGACTCGGGGTCTCAATGGTGATCCCTTCGGGCAGCTCGTAGGCTACCGGATGAGAAAAGCCCAGCGTCAGATTCAGGGTCTTGCCCTGGGCCTGAGCACGGTAACCAACGCCGTTCAGCAGCAGGCGACGTTCGAAGCCCGCGGAGACACCGGTCACCATGTTGTTGACCAGAGCACGCGTGGTACCGGCCACGGCCCAGGCTTGCTGAGACTCCTCACGGGGCTTGACGGAGAACACGCCGTCATCCACGGCCACTTCCACC
This sequence is a window from Alloalcanivorax dieselolei B5. Protein-coding genes within it:
- the rplF gene encoding 50S ribosomal protein L6 — translated: MSRVAKNPVNLPKGVEVSIDGQKVTVKGSKGSLEHQVHDLVEVAVDDGVFSVKPREESQQAWAVAGTTRALVNNMVTGVSAGFERRLLLNGVGYRAQAQGKTLNLTLGFSHPVAYELPEGITIETPSQTEIVIKGIDKQLVGQVAANVRGFRPPEPYKGKGVRYADEQVRRKEAKKK